The genomic interval TGAATAATCTAGATTTATCTACCAATAGAGAACTGACACGTGGACCAATCATTGTCAACAAACACAGCCAGCATCAGAATGATAGGTATGTACATTACCCAAGTTAGCACATATTTTACAGTGATGCCTAATTACATGAAACATGTGAATGTCTCGGACAAAATGTGTAACATGTGAAATACTACTATGATAATTTAATGTACAATTTTCCTAATCACACACAAATGGGattcaaaaacaaaatatttgcgATATTTTGACTTATCAATCCGCTCCATGTTTTCTACCCGATCAACCTTCTCATTCATCATTGATGAGCTTGGTGAAGTCCGAATTAAAATTCAAGGATAGGTGAGGGAGTGGAGAGAGGAGTATGCGGGAAGCATAGTAAGAACATACCGGTAGAGAAGGTAGTTAGCAAGGGCGGAGCTGATAGCAGGGGCAAGTTACCAAAGACGGAATTGATACAGCGGATGGGACAATGTAGAGGATCGGTAAAGATCACAGGAGAATGAAAAGGGAAGTAACATGATCCAACAAGCCTTGTCGGTTTGGGGCCGATGCCACGGATGATGCTAGGTGGAGAGGCGTGGCGGAGATTGGATTGGGTGGAGAGAGGAGGTGATGATGGTGAGGGGAGGGAttgagaagaagaggagacACAATATATGGTAAAAATATAGAGTAATCTAGACAATTCCATGAATCCAATGGTCACAAATTCATACTTACATGATTTTCAATAGACATGTCCTACCCTTGAATAAACATATGTACATTACCACGTATTTACAGTGGTATCATATTGTTTTTTCTCGCTGGGATGCAAGAAcatttagctagctagcacacaGTGTCACTCTTCaaatcataacaaaaaaaattgtcctGCGGTGTATCCATAATGGTGGATACAAATGCTTTATGCTTATATACCATGCCAATATACCGGGTAGTAGAGCGCCAGACCCAACAGtctagtcgtcgtcgtcccaaTCGGCCGGACGGCGTCGCTCATCGTCGTACCAGCAAACGCAGCTGAGCCCGATGAGCACCTCGACGATGGCATCCTCTGCCTTGTGCCGGTCGGCGAAGTGCAGCGTCTGCACCATCAGCACGCGCGGCCGCATGCTGAACCGCTGCGCCCGCTCCATGCTATGCTCGTCGTGCCACCGCACCGTGTCGTGCGCCATAGGCCCCAACCACCGCAGCATCCTGTCCACCGCGtccatcgacgccgccgccgcagcctcgtCCACTGGCTGCCCTCTCCAGCTCTCTCTCAGCTTCGCCTTCACGGCCGTGCGGATGGTCACAGGCAGCATCTTGTACAGCTCGTCTCTCTTCGAGAGATCCATCCCGGCGTCCACCTCGTTGCTGTGGATCGTTGGCCAAAGTTGCCTGAGCAGCATCTCGGCGCACACGATCATGTTCGCGTATCGCAGCTCCATCCCCGAGCCGCCAACCGTGCTCGCCGGGGGCTTGATGGACTCCGACGCTGAAAAGGCGGTGTCTTTCTGCCGGAAGATGGGAGCCGAGTGCCGGATCGCCGCGGCCGGTGACGCCGCCTGCTGTAAGGGGCCAGACGTGCGGCGGAGCGCCCACGCGCGACCTACTGTCAAAAGCGGCAAGCCCGGCACGTACGCACCGAATGTTATTGAGATGCGCGCGAGCACGGCGAGCACCGACTTGGCCATGAGCTTGGATACCTTGTGCGCGGCGACACTCCAGAGCGAGCTCTCCATGAGTCGGCGCACCTTCTGCCGCTGCGAGTTGAGCTCGCGTATCAGCTTCTCGCCAGGTTCGGGGACCTGCCTCTTGGCCGATGGCCCCGGCTGCGCCGGGATCGGCCCGCTATGCCTCATCCACTGCTCCATCCGCCGCTCCGACGCCTCCAGCTCGCTGAGCGCGTCCATCTCCGCGTACAGCTTCGCCGTCGCGGCCACGTGCCGCTCCATCTTCCTGAACCGCTTCGCCGCGCCCCTGTAGAACCCAACCATCGCGTCCAGCCGCGCGAGGCCGTTCCCGCGCTTCGCCTCGGCGTAGACGCGGTCGAAATCGTGCAGGAACGGCGCGCCCGCGCAGCACCGCGCCCCGAGGCGCGCGGCAGTGCCGGCGGCGTGGTCGAGGTCCGCCACGAACTCGCCGCACGCGAGCCGGAGCAGGAGCGACTGGTCCGTGGACGTGACGCGCGCGACGCCCTCGGCGCGCAGCGCGTCCGCGCGGAGCCTCCTGACCTCCACGTCAGACAGCGAGCGGTGGAGCGACACGAGCCGcgacatggccgccgccgcctcgaacGCCAGGATCCCGAGACCCGCCTCCTCCCTGGCGCCGCCACCGAACCGCGCGCGCAGGTCGGCGAGCCATGACCTCGCCCCCGCGGGCATGCCAAAACCTCACACCCGACACGGCACCACTTTACTTACCAAGCTCAAGAACACAAGGAAATACTATCAAATAACACCCAAAGTAACGAGCAGCCGCGCAGCAGATCAAATATCATCAGTATGAAATCGAGACAGGATTGCTCATGCGGATTACGCGTCTAAACAGCGAAGGAGCAGAACCAGCACGCGACCGGACGGTATCCAAGCAGGATTAGCCATTAGGAGAAGAAATACGTGTGCTCGGCAGCGCGACCCGGAGCGGGTCAAGAGAGGCGAAGTCGTCCACGCAGCCGGCAAATCACGAGAGGCCATGTGCACGGTCTACCCGTCCACCGAGCCAGCCGTCCACTTCGATCTCCCactggccaccaccaccactagctAGACATGTCAACGTGCCATGGAATTCCTCCCATCCTCTCGACCCAACCGGGCGGGCGCTGCACGGCCGGAGACTTGCCTCGGGGAAGTCTTGCATCGACGGCGACGCCTGTCGACTGTCGTCTCTTCCCGCTGGGACACGACCGATCTACGTAGGATCGCGAGATGAGAACGCGCGAGCGTAAGGCGCCGCTGCTGCAACGCCGCTCGCTTAGTTTCCACATGTGTCGACATGTCGATCACCTGTCGTGGGTAATTGCACGAGAGAGATACTGGACGTCCTTCTCATTCTCAATTTCTCACTCGATTAATACGTGTGTTTTGAACAGGTAGCAAGACCTCCAATACCATCCTTGTTCCCATCTGAAACAGTAATCACATAAAACGGAACGGTGCATTAACGCGTgataaattaagtattagctatttttttaaaaaaatggattaatttaatttttttaaacaactttcgtgtggaaactttttttttaaaaaagtaccatttagcagtttgaaaaaaacgtgcgcacggaaaataAATAAGAGGGGTTGGGAACGCACCCGAGTGCCTGATCTCCACGGATGTAATCTATGGCTCATTCATTGCTCAATTACGATCCGTTTGCTGCAAATGCACACCGCCTGATTCTGCTCAGCTATACCGTATACACGTATCCCAAACAAGGTTGCACCGTATACGTATGATTAGAAGGTACGTATATACGTAAGGCTGTGTGCCTGTGTCCATCGATCGCCTCTACATTGCGATCAGATGCCACTACTCTGTAGTATTATTGCCACGTACATATAGGTACGCGTCGTGTTGTCATCGATGTCGCAATGCACGCCAATGCGACTAGCTAGGAATATATAAGACGGTGTACTAACCAACCAATGCTGCTGCCGTGCTGCGTCATTGCGAATGGGTGGAGGAGACCAAAGGAGACTCCGCGATCGAGCAAATTAAAGCTGCGTCACGTGGAAACCACCCGGGCATACGCATGCAATGATTATacaccatcgatcgatcgatcgatcactcgcACAAAAAGAAGTTAAAAGTGCCGCCCACTTTTGACCGCACCACTGTCCAATGCACGtaccgcgcgcggcgcgacgtTAGAGCATGTACCATATCTAAACACGAGTCCCtaaatctataactaatataaatatttgaatttttccTATCGTCACAAGTCGGACGAAGGGCGCCTTCATCTCTCGCGGTGCGCCTTCGTCCGCAGCCCCTGAATCCCAATCCCTCTCAGAATTGGATACAAGAGAAACAATTTCTAAAATCGGCACAACCAAATCACTCAACTACAATAATCACAAAATAAACATCCAAGAAGAACTACAATATACATCacaatcacaaaactacatcACAAAATTTCACTCGCCTGCCGCCGGATCCAACCTTGACCGTCGCCACTGCTGCCCTCAGCCGTCGCCACGATATCCATCCatggccgtcgccaccgccactggagggagaagaaaggcggcggaggagggagccTCTGCCGCTggatccgcccgccgccgccggatccgctcgcggctgccgccgccgccgccaccgccgccggaggaaggtgagagggggcggagggagccgccgctgctggaTCGACCGGCGCAttaggtggcggcggggaggatggCGAGGCGGCGCAGCTCCGgagcccttcctcccgccggatctagcGGTGGGAGGGCACCTCTGggcggccgccgctcctcccacTGCTgccgcggaggggagggcgcagccatcgccgccgatgccgcctcctgccaccgccacccctcttgcgccgccgcctgccacctcGGCtacgagagagaggagagcgagagagaagaccgagaggaggagggcgccgtgcgagggggaggggaagcggcgcactggtgaggggagaggggagggcgtcACTGGCTGCGACGGCAGTGGAGAAAACACCgagaaagaggaaaaggaagggaggagagagagaggataagggaAGTCGGGAAAAACGAGAAGATGAGGAGATAGAAGGATCGAGGCGCCGCTTGCTCGCTCGGGGATAAGGATTAGGTCTGACGggccttatatttttttttttaaaaaaaatgagcactctgtatttgagaaaaaaacagcACAAGTATGCCATATAACCGGCACATATAGAGATTTATAgagttggtttttaatttttgttcgGTTTTAAGTCTAATGGGCCTTTCTTTtacaacttttttatttctataagaaatatattttttaaagggCTCATATCATAAAAACTAAATCCTAAcgatctaatattttttatatttttgataattttagtttacccgttgcaacacacaagtatctatttattaaaaaattttaaataataaaattttcttGACCTGTCCTTGTCCgctctttttttattatgttttttttatttttttcccctcaccgtctaatcttctttcatttctttttaatGTCTACTTATTAATATTTGACCTCAAATACAATTTGTTAAAAAACAATACTCACTCTCACAAAATTAATAAGACtgttttttacaatttgttGAACTCCACACATAGGTAACAATACACAAGTATATTCCCACAATTGCAAAGTGGGTATAGTTTAACTGGataggtttcttgtggtggaaccagtcAATCTGGATTCAAATCTTTGATTTGACACGGGTGTTCGAGGCGTTCGTGGttacttcgtcaatctcaataCTCGTGTTGTGAGCGCGTTTGCACTTtgtgtttctaaaaatatatatatattctcgcAATTCAAAGTACATTGAGTACAAAAATTCCACTCATGttctacataaaaaataaatattttcgttCATGATACCAATTTTCAACCGTCGCCTTTTCAGCAAAGACAATCATATTATTCGTCCATCCATTTTCTCCCGTGCTACAAATCATCCAAACTAAACATCATTTCTACAAATATAGAGCAGATTATTTATCTAAAAGCAAACAATTTTTTTGAGTAGATTAGTTgtctaaaccaaacaacactaTTTTCACTATACACACTACGTAATCACCCAGTGCAACGCACGAGTATTTTTGCTAGTATCATCTATAAATTATGAGATGAGACAAGAAGAGAAAACAGATAATAAGTCACCTCTCATACAAGCATTAATCTCTTTACAAACTTaaggaaatagaaaaaaaaaaggttgattGGATGAGAgtggataaaataaaataattatgttaCATTAGGGCTAGTGTATTAAATGCGATGTGGTGTATGAGATGGCCGCTAATaaattaggtggtgtttggatccagaaactaaactttagtccttgtcacatcggatgtttggacactaatttggagtattaaacatatactaataataaaactaattgcataaataagagctaattcgcgagacgaattttttaagcctaagtaatccataattagcaaatgtttactgtagcatcacataggctaattatgaattaattaggctcaatagattcgtctcgtgaattagtccaagattatagaatgggttttgtaattagtctatgtttaatactccaaattaacaTCCctacatccgatgtgacagggtctAAAAATTTTAGCCCCATACAAATAGGGTCTTAGTTGATGATGTGGATAATA from Oryza glaberrima chromosome 3, OglaRS2, whole genome shotgun sequence carries:
- the LOC127765708 gene encoding protein PSK SIMULATOR 1-like, which codes for MPAGARSWLADLRARFGGGAREEAGLGILAFEAAAAMSRLVSLHRSLSDVEVRRLRADALRAEGVARVTSTDQSLLLRLACGEFVADLDHAAGTAARLGARCCAGAPFLHDFDRVYAEAKRGNGLARLDAMVGFYRGAAKRFRKMERHVAATAKLYAEMDALSELEASERRMEQWMRHSGPIPAQPGPSAKRQVPEPGEKLIRELNSQRQKVRRLMESSLWSVAAHKVSKLMAKSVLAVLARISITFGAYVPGLPLLTVGRAWALRRTSGPLQQAASPAAAIRHSAPIFRQKDTAFSASESIKPPASTVGGSGMELRYANMIVCAEMLLRQLWPTIHSNEVDAGMDLSKRDELYKMLPVTIRTAVKAKLRESWRGQPVDEAAAAASMDAVDRMLRWLGPMAHDTVRWHDEHSMERAQRFSMRPRVLMVQTLHFADRHKAEDAIVEVLIGLSCVCWYDDERRRPADWDDDD